In Methylovirgula sp., a single genomic region encodes these proteins:
- a CDS encoding calcium-binding protein, with translation MSQPVRHIAMLVGALSLVVAPLAVPALTQASAATALTAADTDKDGTLDLNEVKAAAALEFDKLDKDKDGTLDLKEAAHHVSKKNFIAADPDKDKTLSKDEYIALAVALFKAANPDGDATIDSKELHSTAGIELDRVIR, from the coding sequence ATGTCCCAACCCGTTCGTCACATTGCAATGCTGGTCGGCGCCCTCAGCCTTGTCGTCGCCCCGTTGGCGGTCCCAGCCTTAACTCAAGCTTCGGCTGCGACGGCGCTCACCGCCGCCGACACCGACAAGGACGGCACGCTCGATCTCAACGAGGTGAAAGCCGCCGCTGCGTTGGAATTCGATAAGCTCGACAAGGATAAGGACGGCACGCTGGACCTGAAGGAAGCGGCCCATCACGTCAGCAAGAAGAACTTCATCGCGGCCGATCCTGACAAGGACAAGACCCTGAGCAAAGACGAATATATCGCCTTGGCCGTGGCCCTGTTCAAAGCCGCCAATCCCGATGGCGACGCCACAATCGATTCGAAAGAATTGCATTCGACCGCTGGAATCGAACTCGATCGCGTGATCCGTTAA
- a CDS encoding ATP-binding protein, translating to MREAFLSSASESTPSPAASAVEHDTTDGAFARKEAEDARDRAEAASEAKSRLLATMSHEIRTPLNGIMGFADLLAATELEPEQRAYIEAIRSSGKSLVALVNEILDLSKLEAGKITLNEAPFDIALLVEGVIEILAPRAHAKGLDIASFMGADVPATVIGDAARLRQVLLNLAGNAVKFTEHGGLGLRVTCAHDSIKFAVTDTGPGIAAEDAELIFEEFTQTTPPEASGAGLGLSISRRLAERMGGKLELETTLAHGATFALTLPLAAVNGPPASTRIERRLLVVSPSPFEAPYLVEKLVELGAEALRAPTLKSGLAAIDQAVLAEMPPDTLIIDCVLGSEAIAQLQTAADAAGIAQKLVLFTAAERRGFGPQAMRVFDGWLVKPLRLRSLLARIGTDAPHSAPPQESPTPADLSGSRILLAEDNDINALILQKHLEKCGATLSRVSDGLAALACVQDALAATPFEAIILDLRMPGLDGLTLAREIRHLEAAALATPTRLIAVSADAFAETKRVALAAGVDAFLTKPVDFVALDAALTTPRKISR from the coding sequence ATGCGCGAAGCCTTTTTATCATCCGCGTCTGAGTCCACGCCAAGCCCCGCAGCGTCTGCCGTCGAGCACGATACGACGGATGGGGCCTTTGCGCGTAAGGAGGCGGAAGACGCGCGCGACCGCGCCGAGGCCGCGAGCGAAGCGAAATCGCGCCTGCTCGCAACAATGAGCCACGAAATCCGCACCCCTCTCAACGGCATTATGGGCTTCGCCGATCTTCTGGCGGCAACCGAGCTTGAGCCTGAGCAGCGCGCTTATATCGAGGCCATCCGGAGTTCGGGCAAAAGCCTCGTGGCACTCGTCAACGAAATCCTCGACCTCTCAAAACTCGAAGCCGGCAAGATCACGCTCAATGAAGCGCCATTTGATATCGCGCTGCTCGTCGAAGGCGTGATTGAGATTCTTGCGCCGCGCGCGCATGCTAAAGGTCTCGACATCGCAAGCTTCATGGGCGCCGACGTGCCTGCCACTGTCATCGGCGATGCAGCGCGCTTGCGCCAGGTTCTGCTCAATCTCGCCGGCAATGCCGTCAAATTCACCGAACACGGCGGCCTTGGCCTGCGCGTAACCTGCGCTCACGATTCCATTAAATTCGCCGTCACCGACACCGGCCCTGGCATCGCCGCGGAGGATGCCGAACTCATCTTCGAAGAATTCACGCAGACCACGCCACCCGAAGCCAGCGGCGCCGGCCTCGGGCTATCGATCTCGCGGCGTCTTGCCGAGCGCATGGGTGGCAAGCTCGAACTCGAGACCACATTGGCGCATGGCGCAACCTTTGCGCTGACATTGCCGCTCGCAGCCGTAAATGGGCCGCCAGCATCAACTCGAATTGAGCGTCGGCTTCTCGTTGTCTCACCGTCCCCATTCGAGGCCCCTTATCTCGTCGAGAAACTGGTCGAGCTTGGCGCTGAAGCCCTGCGCGCGCCGACATTGAAATCTGGCCTTGCCGCTATCGATCAGGCTGTTCTTGCCGAAATGCCGCCGGACACGCTCATCATCGATTGCGTGCTTGGCAGCGAGGCGATCGCACAACTTCAGACCGCGGCGGATGCTGCGGGCATCGCGCAGAAACTCGTGCTGTTCACCGCGGCCGAGCGCCGCGGATTCGGGCCGCAGGCGATGCGCGTATTCGATGGATGGCTCGTCAAGCCGCTGCGCCTGCGCTCGCTTCTGGCGCGGATTGGCACGGACGCGCCGCACAGCGCGCCGCCACAGGAAAGTCCGACGCCCGCCGATTTGTCCGGCTCTCGAATCCTGCTTGCCGAAGACAATGACATCAATGCCTTGATCCTGCAGAAGCACCTGGAAAAATGCGGCGCGACTCTCTCGCGCGTCAGCGATGGACTGGCCGCGTTAGCCTGCGTGCAAGATGCGCTCGCCGCGACACCATTCGAGGCTATCATCCTCGATCTGCGCATGCCCGGCCTCGACGGCCTTACGCTAGCGCGCGAGATTCGCCATCTCGAAGCTGCGGCCCTCGCGACACCCACCCGGCTTATTGCCGTATCGGCCGACGCATTCGCGGAAACCAAGCGCGTTGCGCTCGCCGCCGGGGTCGATGCGTTTCTGACAAAGCCCGTCGATTTCGTCGCGCTCGACGCGGCGCTGACGACGCCGCGCAAAATCAGCCGCTGA
- a CDS encoding YebC/PmpR family DNA-binding transcriptional regulator, translating into MAGHSQFKNIMHKKGKQDAIRSKLFSKLAREITVAAKLGLPDPAMNARLRAAVIEARAENMPKDNIERAIKKASAADAENYDEVRYEGYAPGGIAVIVEALTDNRNRTAGEVRSYFSKAGGSLAETGAVSFMFDHVGVVEFPKKVASEDAMLEAAIDAGAEDVVTTEENHQVTTTLEAMRDVAQNLETKFGEPSKVGFIWKPQTMIAVDDETGEKILRLIDSLEDNDDVQNVYANFEISDALMAKLSG; encoded by the coding sequence ATGGCAGGGCATAGTCAGTTCAAGAATATCATGCACAAGAAGGGCAAGCAGGACGCAATCCGCTCCAAGCTCTTCTCGAAGCTCGCGCGCGAAATCACTGTCGCCGCCAAGCTCGGCCTGCCGGATCCCGCGATGAATGCCCGGCTTCGTGCGGCCGTGATCGAGGCCCGCGCGGAAAACATGCCGAAGGACAATATCGAACGGGCCATCAAAAAGGCCTCCGCCGCTGACGCCGAGAACTATGACGAAGTGCGTTACGAGGGCTATGCGCCGGGTGGCATCGCCGTCATCGTTGAGGCACTGACCGACAACCGCAATCGCACGGCGGGCGAAGTCCGCTCCTATTTCAGCAAGGCGGGGGGCTCTCTGGCGGAAACCGGCGCGGTCTCCTTCATGTTCGATCATGTGGGCGTGGTCGAATTTCCGAAGAAGGTTGCATCCGAAGACGCGATGCTCGAAGCTGCTATCGATGCTGGCGCCGAAGATGTCGTCACGACCGAAGAAAATCATCAGGTCACGACGACGCTTGAGGCGATGCGCGATGTCGCGCAAAACCTCGAAACGAAGTTCGGCGAGCCGAGCAAAGTCGGCTTCATCTGGAAACCGCAGACTATGATCGCGGTCGATGATGAAACCGGCGAGAAAATTCTCCGCCTCATCGATTCTCTTGAAGACAATGATGATGTGCAGAACGTCTACGCGAACTTCGAGATTTCCGACGCGCTGATGGCCAAGCTCAGCGGCTGA
- a CDS encoding cation transporter, translating into MSETGPSASLRLQPTLRLVIALNLVFFIVEFIVAAKIGAVSLFADSVDFLEDTAMSLLVLAAMRLSPLTRARIGFALAGVLLLPVLAFLVTLGHKFFVDVPQAPEPAPFALTGLAALAVNGSCALLLARVRNAAGSLTRAAFLSARNDMVANIAIVVAAGVTALRPSIWPDIVVGLGIAVLNADAAKEIWQTARREHGAALADDD; encoded by the coding sequence ATGAGCGAGACAGGTCCCAGCGCGAGTCTGCGGCTGCAACCGACGTTGCGGCTTGTCATCGCGCTGAACCTTGTTTTCTTCATCGTCGAATTCATCGTCGCAGCGAAAATAGGTGCCGTCTCGCTCTTCGCAGACAGCGTCGATTTTCTCGAAGATACCGCGATGAGTCTGCTGGTGCTCGCCGCCATGCGGCTCTCGCCGCTGACGCGGGCGCGGATAGGCTTCGCGCTTGCCGGCGTGCTGCTGCTGCCGGTGCTCGCTTTCCTTGTAACGCTTGGGCACAAATTTTTTGTGGACGTGCCGCAAGCGCCCGAGCCGGCGCCCTTTGCATTGACCGGGCTCGCCGCGCTTGCCGTCAACGGGAGTTGCGCGCTGCTGCTGGCGCGCGTGCGCAATGCTGCGGGCAGCCTGACACGAGCGGCCTTTTTGTCGGCCCGGAACGACATGGTCGCCAATATCGCCATCGTGGTGGCGGCAGGCGTCACGGCGCTGCGGCCGAGCATCTGGCCGGATATCGTCGTCGGCCTGGGCATCGCCGTGCTCAATGCCGATGCGGCCAAGGAAATCTGGCAGACGGCCCGGCGGGAGCACGGCGCGGCGCTGGCGGACGACGACTAG
- a CDS encoding phosphatase PAP2 family protein: MRRQFLAATFVCAMFAGAARAEQAVIVPSVHDFAAMLPSPPTPGSVFEKDELVILMNIQNHRSPSDIARAQADAANRNIFLFASIFGAKFNAKDLPATAALSNLVEADEKADIEPVKKLVPRLRPFAVDKDLHPVCPVKKTDDSYPSGHTMSGYLEALTLASILPQEKDAILARASDYAENRLVCGVHHPSDLAAGKLLAYALFPILIEDPHFQAARGAAQEELRKALNLQSAAK; the protein is encoded by the coding sequence ATGAGACGTCAATTTCTTGCAGCCACTTTCGTTTGCGCGATGTTCGCAGGGGCGGCGCGTGCCGAACAGGCGGTCATCGTGCCATCCGTGCATGATTTCGCTGCCATGCTGCCATCGCCGCCGACGCCCGGCAGCGTATTCGAAAAAGACGAGCTCGTGATTCTGATGAACATCCAGAATCATCGCAGCCCGAGCGATATTGCGCGTGCGCAGGCTGATGCCGCGAATCGGAATATCTTTCTCTTCGCGTCCATCTTTGGCGCGAAATTCAATGCCAAGGATTTGCCGGCGACTGCTGCGCTGTCGAATCTCGTCGAAGCGGACGAAAAGGCGGATATCGAGCCGGTCAAAAAACTGGTTCCGCGCTTACGCCCCTTCGCAGTCGACAAAGATTTGCATCCCGTCTGCCCGGTCAAAAAGACCGATGATTCCTATCCGAGCGGCCATACGATGAGCGGCTATCTCGAGGCTCTGACTTTGGCTTCAATCCTGCCGCAGGAAAAAGACGCGATCCTCGCGCGCGCGAGCGATTATGCCGAGAACCGACTCGTCTGCGGCGTACATCATCCAAGCGATCTTGCTGCCGGAAAGCTGCTTGCCTATGCCTTGTTTCCGATCCTCATTGAAGACCCGCATTTTCAAGCCGCGCGCGGTGCGGCGCAAGAAGAATTGCGCAAGGCTCTAAACCTCCAGTCTGCGGCCAAATGA
- a CDS encoding TIGR00282 family metallophosphoesterase yields the protein MRLLFIGDVVGRAGRLALTETLPGLRRDWSLDCVIVNGENAAGGFGITEAILGDFLAAGADCVTLGNHSFDQREALSFIAHQPRLIRPANFPPGTPGAGATLIETKAGARVLVVNLMGRLFMDALDDPFAVGAREIAACPLGEACDAAIVDFHAEATSEKQAFAHLMDGRVSLVVGTHTHVPTADHQILPQGTAYQTDAGMTGDYDSVIGMEKEEPVRRFITKVPGNRLEPAAGAATLCGLAVETNTYGHAIKVAPVRVGGRLSQARPDFWETK from the coding sequence ATGCGGCTTCTTTTTATAGGCGATGTCGTCGGCCGGGCCGGCCGACTTGCCCTGACCGAAACTCTGCCCGGCCTGCGCCGGGACTGGTCGCTCGATTGCGTCATCGTAAATGGCGAGAACGCGGCGGGCGGGTTCGGGATCACCGAGGCAATCCTCGGCGATTTTCTCGCGGCCGGCGCCGATTGCGTGACGCTCGGCAATCATTCTTTCGATCAGCGCGAGGCGTTGAGCTTCATCGCGCATCAGCCGCGCCTGATCCGCCCGGCGAACTTTCCGCCCGGGACGCCCGGCGCTGGCGCGACGCTCATTGAGACAAAGGCAGGCGCACGCGTCCTCGTGGTCAATCTTATGGGCCGCCTTTTCATGGATGCGCTCGACGATCCATTCGCGGTGGGCGCGCGCGAGATCGCAGCCTGTCCGCTCGGCGAGGCGTGCGATGCGGCGATCGTCGATTTTCACGCCGAGGCCACAAGCGAAAAGCAGGCCTTCGCGCATCTCATGGACGGCCGCGTCTCACTCGTCGTCGGCACTCATACGCATGTGCCGACAGCCGATCATCAAATTCTGCCGCAAGGCACGGCCTACCAGACCGATGCGGGCATGACCGGCGATTACGACTCGGTCATCGGAATGGAAAAGGAAGAGCCTGTGCGCCGGTTCATCACTAAAGTGCCGGGCAACAGGCTGGAGCCCGCGGCCGGCGCGGCGACGCTTTGCGGCCTTGCTGTCGAGACAAATACATACGGCCATGCAATCAAGGTTGCGCCGGTGCGCGTTGGTGGCCGGTTGTCGCAGGCACGTCCGGATTTTTGGGAGACGAAATGA
- a CDS encoding DMT family protein, translating to MLSIPPRLLPILLLICSNIFMTFAWYGHLKFKDKPLWLVIILSWMIALAEYCFAVPANRYGSAVYDGAELKAMQEVITLAVFAVFSVLYLDQRLTLNHLIGFAFIALGAFFVFKGPFDGWRFG from the coding sequence ATGCTGAGCATCCCGCCGCGTCTGCTGCCGATCCTGTTGCTGATCTGCTCCAATATCTTCATGACCTTCGCCTGGTATGGACATCTCAAATTCAAGGACAAGCCGCTCTGGCTCGTCATCATCCTGAGCTGGATGATCGCGCTGGCCGAATATTGCTTCGCCGTGCCCGCCAACCGCTACGGCAGTGCGGTTTACGACGGCGCCGAATTGAAGGCGATGCAGGAAGTCATCACGCTCGCAGTTTTTGCGGTCTTCTCGGTGCTCTATCTCGATCAGCGCTTGACGCTCAATCATCTGATCGGCTTCGCCTTCATTGCGCTCGGCGCGTTCTTCGTCTTCAAAGGCCCGTTCGACGGCTGGCGTTTCGGCTAA